The Lineus longissimus chromosome 10, tnLinLong1.2, whole genome shotgun sequence genome segment AAGTTGCCATTGAGGTACCCAGAGCTCACTCCTATATGCCACTGCACAAGCTTGaagctgaccttgacctaaaGGTCACCACTCTCGGGCTTTACCCAAAACAGTAGCAAACTGAACGATTTCCTGCTTTGTATTCTTATGGCATCTCTAGTGTATACAGATTCTGACATGTTCTGCAAAAACTGTCATCAATTTACACTGATAAAGCACTTTACCAATAGCTTTATTTGCACATACCTCTTTTTATGGAAGGGCTGGTCTCCAGAGCAAACTTCTCCAggcatttgtttacaaacatcaGCAAAGACAGAGTTTACTGATGTTTCGGTTGGATGTCCACATGATGAAACAATTTGAACATTGCCAAGCAAATGATTGGCCATTCCGGCCAGCTAGTGCAAATTGCAATTTTACAGATTTACATAGTATGTTTGTTGAGCAATGCTCGTCTTGTTGTCCAATACCATCAGATTCCTCTACCACCTCCGAGACGCCCACTGTCACAAAATTCCAAATGAAACGTTTCTCAATCAATGACCGATGTATTGATCCTGTGCTGCCTGTTTGCAAAGGTTGGATCTGGCCCCAGGTAATACTGTAAACAACCAAATCAGTGCCAGCCATCATGAGACGAAGATTTTCATTTCCAAAAGTCTCTTGTTGAACACCTGTGGTGATAAATGTTTAACTGACTCATGACCATCAAATATTCAGTATTCTTTAGTGTCTGGACCATAGTGGGTTGGCACTACAAGTTGCAGTGATACGCAATATCCCCAAAGGCAAAAAGCTGACAACGGAGATCTCCTTTCTGTCTTGTTAAAAACACTCAACAGTTTCCTACGTTGGCAGTTTGTGTCAAGACTTCCCCGAGGTTCCAAGTCACAGTGAGATCATACCTCAACGCAACGAACATCAAAGATCAAGTAACCTCACACACTTTCTTATGCACTTGCCCATGGCACCTCCATGTGATGTGGCATCCCTTCAGAATCTTCTAACATCATTAGAGCCGCTGATTAGCTCTTAAAACAAAGACATGACGCGGTGCcttgattttgaatgaatgtCAACACTCTTGTTACGAACGTCATTAAGAATTCTAAACAGAGAGATGTTCGAAGTACACTGAGTGGGTTGGGTTATAAAGAGTTACTTGGGGACAGAACATGTGAATGGCTTGAAGGTGGCTTCATACAAGACCGGCTCAATCTGGAACACAGCAATATGACTACTGAACCACAAAACGTGATGTAAGTGATTTATCACCAGTTCATATATACGAACAGCGATAAGTCAATAAAAATCAGAGTTGGTCGAACGGATTCTAAATGGAGCGAGTGCCCACAGAATTAGATCAACAAATATTACTTTGAAGGAATGAGATTTGCTCCTGAGAATATCAAAGTGATGTGTTTGCTGCAAACGTCCTCCAGAGAAGTCTGGCCCTGGGGGACATGGGGGGAAACTGAGAGTGGTTTATACGACCTACGGGAGGTATTCATCATGTTGTACAGTGATGACAACATGTTGTTAAATGAGTTTCCTTGTGATTAGAGTCACGACACCGTTAAGCTCGGCAGCCAACTCTGCATCTCTATAGATTCACCAAACCTTTTTGAAAGCCAGACACCAAGACGGCTGATCAAAACCAGCATCTTCTCATGACATTTGTCAGAAATGCAATTGCAGCTTTTTCCAATGTAACCTTTGCATTTTCTTAAAAAGTGAGCTTTCGTATCTCGTGGGATTTTTGACGGCATCCTTTATTGAATATGAATGCTTTTGTGTTGACGTTTGTTCTCATCCATCGAGTTGGCATTCGTTAGATTTGAAATCAGTTTTTAGCAATTCCATTTCATTCCAGTGTTCAATCAGGAAAAAAAAAAAGGCTGTGTTTTTAAAAGGTCACAGCTCTCTGGATCAAGGAATCTTTGACCTTTGATTTAACAACTACCTCCTTCACACATATATATTTCTGAATTGGTATAGATCCTGCATATTCTCCACAAAATGCTGATGTCTGTCAATTACTGGATTCAAAGATACACTATTGCCATCTGCTGTTAGAGCTAGAAATTAGCACTCGATATCTTCATTGATCCCAATACAGTGATCCTTGTCACATATTACTCAGACATGTGGACTGGTCTGAAATTATTTGCTCAAGTGTTATCAGTTTTATCAATTTTAGCTGTTGTGTTTAGTGTTGTCACGGAAACATGAATTTCTGGAAGTGCTCAGAGTAAGTAATGCACTTATGATAAAAAACTAATCAAATCAAAGATTCTTCTAGGTTTTCATGGAGCACCACCAGGGGTCTCCACTGGATAGCATCAcgttattgaaaaaaaactacAAGTAAACTTGGTTTTGCATCAAAGCTTCAACCCCCGCATGGTGTTCCCATCATTCTGCCTGGCTCCCCCTATcgcattaaagctgaactgtgtATGTCTATGCTCCTGGGTCATACCTTGGCCTTCCTTAAGCTGAATATGTAAACCTCGAATGTTCGTGGGATCTTTGGCATTCCCTCTGACTTGGACTTGCTTCAATATCCCTTGGCATGCTGTTTCATATCCAAGGAAATCACCTCAAACCCTTCACTTTCGCTGCAGTTTTCCCAAAGCCAAAACCCATGTCCTGCCCACTTTTGCAATGGCACCGAAGTCTATACACTCCTGTGATATAATGCCCTCCAAACCATAAATATTTCAGGAAAAGAAAGCATTCATTTCCGATACCTCTGAAACTCATACAAAGTTTCCCCACATTTTGCttcatttttctggaaaaatattgaGATGAAGTAGTTGCCTTCATTGAAAATACTAAACAGCATGAACTAATTTATGACAGTGCTATTACCCTAGCTGGGACTAGTGCTATTACCCTAGCTGGGACCAGTGCTATTACCCAAACTGGGACTAGTGCTATTACCCTCGCTGGGACTAGTGCTATTACCCTAGCTGGGACTAGTGCTATTACCCTAGCTGGGACTAGTGCTATTACCCTAGCTGGGACTAGTGCTATTACCCTAGCTGGGACTAGTGCTATTACCTAGCTGGGACTAGTGCCCTTCTGTACCTTCTGTTGAGGCATTTGACTAAAACTGCTTGTAATAAATGGCATCCCTTATGTTCTATCTGCATGTAAAAAGGTCTTGTGCTTCAGTATTTGTCAAATACAATTGAGTGTTTTCATAGTCAgtcatgttggagggcagaacaatgatttgtcatgcctgacttaATTGattcaaatgctgtcatggtcatttggacaTGCTCTCTTTTGCctgtccctccagcatggcagATTATAAAGTCAGGTGAAATGACTCTATTGTGGGTTTAACTTTCATGCCTTTTCACTTCATCTGCGGGACATATGTAACTTATGGACTTACACATCAAGAAAAAAGTTTTACAGATTTGCCagaaggaacaacaaaatatgGATGTATATATCACTGAAACCAGATGACAACTTATGGGTGGGGATGTTTATTTGGATCTTTATGTGGACTTGGATATATACATGCACTCATGATTCAGTGGATATAATCTTGGAATCCATTTCAAAGTTTTACAGAAACTTATTGTTTGATGAAGAAGCTGTGTATACGGAATCTCAAATAATTCCTGAAACTATCCGCTAAAGATTTGCCTATTGGTCCTTTCCAGATGTCTTCGATAGCGACCAAAATATTTCAATGGCCCAAGCAAAAGGCGGCTTCGACCGAAAGATGTCGGCACCCGCCTTTTCCatacatcagacatgtcagaagatgaaagaacaacaacaacaacaacaacatttagAACGATCGCCCGAAGTCGAGAACATCCCGGAGGAGGTTTCATTTAGCAAGCGGAATAATCTTAAGCCTGCAAGGTGTGTAAGACCATTACAAATTTTCAGACCCCCTTCATCTGCCCGCAAAAAAAGGCTTACATGTTGAGGCCTATGTACAGGTGTAGACATATGTGTCAGTATAAAAACAGCAGTGGTTGTTCAAGTTTGAAGAATCCTGTTTTCGATTCCAGTCCGAAGTTCCGACGAAGTCACAGCGACACGCCACATGAGTCTCGCTCAATGGAACGCTCACACTGTATagacgaagatgatgacgaaccacctcctcctcctccaccaTTGGTCGATGATGACATCAGTCCCGTTCCGATGTACAATCGCCATGGGTCACCAGAACCAATAGAGAAACCACCTCCTCCTGTGGTCCGGCAGGAGACAGCTCCTAAGGTACATCTCATCAGCAAACTTTCCAATAACCAAATTCATTTTACTAACTGCCTAAACTCCCTGCGTTGATCAACCTCAGTATTTCAGTTAACATtcctttgatttttttgtatttgaTCTGTTTCCTCCAGAAACTCTAGTTTTCCTTTTGCACCCAACAATGCAAGCTGCAGCCCAAGAATCTGACCTCATGTGTTCAATCAGTAGCCGGTCCTCAAAGCTGCCCTTGCGTTGCGTGAGGTGAAAGCTGTTTGTTTCCTGCATCCTCTCCCTGGAGCAAGTCATAGCTTCCCTGTAGTTCCTGCATGACCCCCTACCTGCTTGAAACCTAACCTCAGCTTCCTCAGTAGCGGATCCAGGAGGTGTAGAGGAGTTTGCGCCCTCCTTCACTTGAAATCAACATTGAAATTATCAATTCATGACACTGGCACTAAAAAACCACCAGGGCGTCCTTCTTTCTGAACTCTCAAGTCTCCTGTATCCGTATCTGAGTCCTACTTACTCCTTATTTGAttctcatttcatttgaaaCCTTTCTTTCCCGCTAACAACTTCTATCGACTTTGTTGCAGTTCTTTTTCCCCGAAGTGCCGCTCCCATCTTGGGATCAATTAAACTCAACCACCAGTTTACCTAATAAGAGCTCGCGTATGAGCTCCACAGGGAGCCTCGCTTTGAGTCAGTACGCGGGCTCCAAAGAGAGCCTCTCCGACTATAACCCGTATCTCAGTTTGGTTGGCTACGGTTACGGGAGTAATTCCCGACGTCATCGTCGACGTCGCTCGGGTAGTCGTAGTTATGTTTACGATCAGGTAAAACGATGCCGTTCGCTGATAGATTTGAGCACTGCTTATTATCTTCTGCATCTGTCCCACTCTCTCACTCAATCTTGTTGTTTTTACGTGAGCTTCTCTAAACTTGGTTGTGATATATTCCATGTCATCCTCTTCCCAAAGAAACATTTCCCCTTCatgctttgaaggtcaagagaagcTTTGATTGTTCTTGCTGTTTTACACAAAGTCGCAGTATGTCGCTCTGAACACTATGTTATCTTCACAATGTCAGTAATTCAGCTATGGTGGGAAGACACTCCACCATAGTACCCATGTATGTCTCACGCTGTGCGCTCAAGTTTCAGGCACAAGAGCTACCAGGAGCTTTTTATGTTGTAATTTCATCCCTTGTCAGACTGTCTTACTTTGGCAAATGGTCAAAAGAGTGTACTTATATGTATGTGTGGTGATTATTTTTTTGAAGTGCTGTTCATattctttgattttgatgaaaaaacatcCTGGAATAACATCCAAGCTGTATTGAAGGTAGGATAATGCTGTTAACCTGAAAATGTCCCAGGGCTTTTAGTTTGAGATATATTGGCATGAAAATCTAATTGAAGTTGAAATTTCATGAAACTGTGAAATCACTTGCTGACGCAGCACTTTACAAGAGAAGGATGCCATGACCACAATGAAAGTATTGGACTTATTCTTTCCTCTCTCTATTACAGGCTCAAGGATATGATCCAGTTTCGCCCGTACCAGCCTCGCAGGAGGAGACCCTGACGATGACAACCACCTCACGTTCGCACACGCTCACTAACACGCTGAGTTCGACGACAAGTCGCGACTCAAATAAAACGGATGAATCGGAGGAGGAGGTGAGAAGGAAGGTATGAGGAACTAACACCGTAACATCGCAATCTTCCTGCATGAAACACGTGTTCTGAGAACCCGATCTATCCATATATTGACAAACCCACTCTCACTTAAGATCGAGTTCAAACATGAAGTTAGAACTTTCTACGCAGTATGTAGTCagattcagtcagattttgaccTCAAGTCTCCTGCCTGTTACAGGCTAAGACTGGGAGTAGGAGTAGGGGGGTATTCGCTATCCTGCTTTTTCATCGAGGCCTTCTCTTTTGCCAACATAAATCCTACCACCAAATAATCTTACTCTaactaccgtattttgctgcgtataaaacgcatcggggtataaagcgcacccattgagtccgtagacaaaatccagacataaggcgcacctacgtataacacgcagtacattttctgagatgccccctgcctatctttccttcgtaaaagcctcgctttgatgttaaatcatggcggcacacgatcagctgatttatcgatttggatttatctcgcatctacgctctgaatattgccgctaaggaccctcaaaaacatttatagaagtaactgaaatgataatgaggatactaatatgtattgcgtacagaacaggcgagttagcatcggtgaactatgcaaagtgcatcgatattcccgatttttctttcgtgcaaaaatataaaatgcgccgacttggttgcgagccaaaaaagccgtcaaaagaaatgagttgatggaaaaaatcttgtgatcattcggtggcttcctagggctaggccatagataacacgcaccttcgtataacgcgcaccccccgattttagggctttcttgggtcaaaaagctgcgccttatacgcagcaaaatacttAACAAACTACCTAACTTACTAGTTGTGAAATGAGTGGATGGCACGAAAGCAAAATGGTGACAACTTTAGTCAATTCACATTAAAAGCGATGTCTTGCAAAGCAATAAAATGGAAAACGTGGACGCCTGGTCTCACCAGACAGGCTGATAAACTCACGACATTGCCATAGAATGTGTCACAGTCTTCACAGTCTATCCCTCCAACTGCCCTCTTAAAGTTCCCTTCCCCAGATTCAATGACCATGTGTCCATCTTGTCACATCTTGCCATTCCAGAGATACCCGGCTGATAAAGCGTACTACATTGCCAAAGAATTACTGATGACAGAGAGAACGTATAAGAAAGACTTAGAGGTGCTAACTGTGGTAAGTGGTCCTTGGGCAAGTCATTTTAATAGGAGTGCCACCTCATTTGTATAGGTTTAAAAGCAAGATTTTACTCAACTGTATAATGCACTATACGCTCACTGTGCCTCATTTTGAtggcagcggttatggttaggtaCTGTACCTTGAATATTTGTCCGACATATCTCTTTCCTGATTTCAGTGGTTCCGTAATACTGTCTGCCATAAGGAACTGATCCCGAAATACTTGGAAGCTCTCATGTTCTCCTTCCTAGACGAGATCTATGAACATCACTGTTACTTCCTAAAGGAGTTAGAGCAGAGATTGGCTATGTGGTAAGTTGATCTATGAACAATAAATAGACACTAATTTGTGTTGTATATTCGCTGTCTAACATCACCTGATTTTCCCTGATGTATCATTGTTATTCCCGACTAATCCCTTCGTTATTTTGTCGCAGGGAAGGGAAATCAAATGCACACTTGAACGGTGACTACAGGAAGGTGGGAGATCTCATGTTAAGTAATATGAAAGTCTTGCCTGTAAGTATGTGACAAATACCTTTTGGCATTTCCTTCAAAACATGTTTCCAGCCTGAGGGATGACTTAAACTATTACACTGTTTTGTATACAATGAGCAGAGACtcatagccttgtggttaacactgctggctaccacgcaaaagggcccAAAGTCGGAGTCACTATGCCAGTAAACCCAATTGGTACCTTACTGCAGTGGCAAACTAAACCACTCattccgccttggaggaggaggaatacttcctggagaaaatcacctccaagtatCGAACAAACATTGCTGAAATTGACGAATTCCCCTGCTTGCAGTTGTATGGTAATTACATGGAGAAGACAGATGAGATCCTAACAGAGCTGGACCACGCAGTGCGACAGAATAAACAGCTCGAGACGGCTTACAAGGAGTTTGAGAGTCAGAAAGTCTGCTATCTCCCACTAAACACATTCCTCTTGAAACCCGCCCACAGATTGCTGCATTATAAGTTGTTATTAGATCGTAAGTATCAACATTTGGACAATTTTGTGGACAATTCTGAAAGGGTCAAATTTCCCTAGCGGCAGAATAAATATTGAAACAGACTGCACCCGGGGAAGTTCTTGTCAAGAGTTTTCCAAAGAATGGTCTTGTCAATAGCTGTTCACATTTGAAAACTTGTAAGAACAAATTTCTCGGTCATATTTCTAATTGTGTGATACTCTTTTTGCAGGATTGTTAAAGCACTACTCTCACGACCACCCAGACCACAGGGATTGTAAAGGTACGTGGAAGGATTGTTTCATTATTCAAGCAACTGTCCTGAAAAGTCTTCTTTTATGCTGAGAAGTGGGGAAGCATTTTAGACTGATACTGCTGTGCTGTCCTCCATACAAAAACATATTTGCCATAACATATCGCTGTATAAAAGTCGCAATTACCATTTTTCTCCATTTTACAAGACATTCATTGATAAGGTACTGGTTTGTCTTCTCTTTCAGCGACGTTGTCTGAGATCAACAAGATCACAGAGCCCTTGCATGGTGCGTTTTTCCGCCTCGAGAACCTACAGAAGCTTCTGGAGCTGCAGCGAGATTTGATCGGTATCGAGAACCTCGTGCAGCCGTTTCGAGTCTTCATCCGAGAAGGATGTTTACAGAAGCTCTCGAGGAAGGGATATCAGCAGAGGATGTTCTTTTTGGTAAGTGCTGCCACCTCATGCCGAAATAACTCTCTTGCCCAAATAAGGTTTGGCATACAAATCCAGTAAATTTCACAATCTTctgaaaatgtatttttgcaaCTGTTCTCTTTCAGTTTTCGGACATGTTGATCTATACAAGTCGGACGACCACACCTTCCCTTCAGTTCAAAGTTCACGGCCAGATACCTCTCAGGGGCATGATAGTCGAAGAAGCTGATTCCAAAATGGCGGTGGCGAATAGCTTCACAATCTACGGCGGGAATCGGTGTCTTCTGGTGGCGGCCGGTTCGCCAGAAGAGAAGGATAAGTGGTTGGAAGATTTGAATGCGTCGATCACGGCAGCGCGGGAACGAGGTGATGACTATAAGTATCCCAGTCTTAAGTCAACAGGAGGTAAGTCATGTTCCAAGTTCAGAGGTCAGATAGCCTCGTATTCTCAGTTGAAATTGATACCACTCCATGTTTCATATCATTAAATAATTGGAAGAACCAAATTTTAATATACTTGTCTTTTTATTGACGCAGGTGGATCTGCAGACGATCTTCTCGACCACGATGGCTATCCTCCAACAACTCCACCTATGAGTGAGAAACAAATCCAACACCGTGCGAACACAACGATGCACGTCTGCTGGCATCGGAACACGAGTGTCAGTATGAAGGATCATCAATCAGCTGTTGAGGTATGCACTGGTCTTGGTAGACAACAGCAGCCAGTCGGGCCAGTGACCACTTGTGCTCCAATGTACAACATTTGACACAAAACAAGCATCCTTGCCTGACTGGTGGCATACTGTGGCCTATCTTGTTCATTGGATAATTACTCTCATTCGTAACTCCACTCCCAATCATCAATGCTCATCCATGTGGAAAAGCTCAGGGACTTCACCCCTCTCTTCTTTTCGATAATGCTTACTCAGTTTGATTTCTATCTGTTCCAGAACCAGTTGAGTGGCTACGTCCTCAGGAAATTCAAGAACAGTAATGGCTGGCAGAAACTCTGGGTTGTCTTCACAAACTTCTGCCTCTTTTTCTACAAGACTTTCCAGGTGAGTATCACTCAGCTTCTTTAAGCTTAATCCCTATCTGATTGGTTAGTTTATAGGTTTTGGCCAAAGTTTAAGTATGTTTAAATTTGTGATTTAAAGTTTCCCTCTCCTAACTGACCTCTGACCTTGTTTGCAGGATGATTTCCCATTGGCTAGTCTGCCTTTGCTAGGTTACTCGGTGAATGACCCTGATGATATGGATGGTATTCATAAAGACTATGTGTTCAAGCTCCAGTTTAAGAATCATGTGTATTTCTTTAGGGCGGAGAGTGAATACACTTTCGAGAGGCAAGTACCCACATTTTCGTCTCGAACGTTTTCCCAATATGAGTTCTTTAGCTCTGAGTATATTTGGAAATACTGTGTTGACACTATTTACTATTTGAGGGGGGGTCTGTACGAAAGGCCTACTTTACCTATAATAGGCCAATGTGTAACAGACACACCTCAACAGTCTGAACGGTATCGGTTTAGTGATGTCACTGTTTGCTTCATGTTCGTATTCGTTTTTCAGATGGATGGAAGTGATTGGCAGCGCCACTAACAGTGCACACCTGATGCGAGTCTTCAGCCGTATTGAGAGTAACAACACGAGATAAGATCGCCCCCTAGTGGCAGTCATAAGGAACTTGCTCAAGTACGCTGATGGAATGTGGTGGCCTTGCGACATCATGGTGCTTTTGGACTGTGATTGGCTAAtgatggaccaatcagcgcctCCGTACTGTGACCAGATGCAATGGTCGGGATGCGGAGGGTATCCACAATGATCAGGACGATTTTCCAGATTAtaaaatggttgatttttgtACATATGTTCGTCTTGAGTTCTTCCGAGGGCAGAAGTTGGGTAGGAGCATTTTATCGAGTGCTACGATTGACATTGTGAGCGTATACTGGACAATCATTGAGAATGATATCAAAATCTGAATCAAAATACAGCTTCTGAGTCAATGTAAAGAAATGTAGTGCATTATAATGTAACGGTATTCATCACAGTATGATAGAAGTCAGTCTACAAACTGGTACAGCATTGAGATGGGTGGGAGGGAAAACAACTGTTAGATGTCTCTGAATTTAGAGGTGAGGGAGTGAGTGCAACTGTTAGAATGCCTCCCATCCTATTACTGCTGGAAGAATGAAGGGCGGACAGAAATGATGCAACATAGAAGATTTGTCAAATTGAGGATTGTACAAATTTGGTCTGTGCATTTAAAGTCATCTTGTGAGGAAAAAGTTACATATATCTTTAAAAGTACATTATACCCAGTATAGATACCGGCATAGTTACCTTATAACCATttattcaaattatttcaattgaatgaccttgacctatttccttttggccttgacctttgacctggaGCTGATTTGACTGTTAGGAAAGTTGATTTGATGGTAGTTTTACCTTGTATTTGTTGATGGTATTTAATGATTATTTTGTTAAAGTATGAGAGAGTTTATGGTTCCAGTTGTGGCCTATAGGTGGCAGAAGAGGCTTGATAATGAAAAAAGCGATTGAATTTGACTCCCAAGTCTTGATTTAGCAGTGTGGGATTGCACCTTGAACAAAGTTGTAATTTCTCTGTTACTATAGGGCCTCAAATTCGTAGTAACATGCATGACGCACTGAACTGGCAAGCTGGTCTATCGTAGTGAAGGGGTTAATAGTTGTTAAGACATTATAGACTTGTTACTGGACACTGTGTGCAGATAACTAAAGAGTTTTTGTAATGGTTTGTGATCTGGAAATTTTGTACCAATATGTACAATTCTTGGCCAAATACTTTTATAATAACGCAGTTTGcataaatacataatattgCTTATTATACGTTCCTCTACATGTAATTGATACCATAGAGCATAGCAACCTTCAGCTTGTTTGAATGGTGGTGCCCTATTTATTTCTGATGGTGCACTAAAATCGTTCAGCTTGAAATTGGGGAATGGGGAAGAGGGATGTAATAATATTTTTTACAGGGGCACAGCAACAGAGGTCAATCAGCAACATCATTGCTATTTTTCAGGTTCAAATTATTTATAGGTTCCAAAGCAGTTTGTAAATTATAATGTTTTGATTAGAAGTAACCTGGTGCACATACAGTAAATGTACAGTCCGTAGAGGTTGGTATGCTGTGAACTGTGTAGTTAAGTGATTTTCTCAAGGACTCTTTCTTCCAAATCTTAACACTTTTTTGCCGTGAAGGCAATCTTCAACCAGATCATCTTCCTTAAAACTTCTTATCAAATGTGTCAAAGTATCTCCATGATTCTGTTTGAAGAGGTTCACACTAAGAACAGAAACTGAAATAGAAGCGGGAAGCATATTTGGCTGATACTAGTATCCTCTGCATAACATAAAAGAAACCAGATATGTCTTGCATGAATAGTCATATCATATTATTATATTTACCTTTGTCTTATTGGCCAGACTTCTGTTAATAAATTTGGCCTGGTCTACTTTGGTCCGTGAGCTCCATCGTAGGTGCAATGCAATCTTCTTGTGTTGGCCTCCCATTTTGTGATGTGTATAGGTTGTATTTTTACATGATGGCCCCCATAGGTCCATAACTAGTCGCTTATGTAAAATGCAATATAGTCATTATCTAGGGCCTTTGTACATTGACAATGCAATATAGTCAAAGGCCACACCAATTTTAAATTGGTTGGACAGCAGGGGACCACCTTTCTCCTGGTAAAAGACATAATAACATCAATATGTGACAATTTGATTTTAGAAGAAAAATTAGGTTTTTTGCTCCAGATAGATTTTTGCCCCCACCCTCATTTTCATTTGCAGTCTCGGGAAAGACCAGCACCCCTGCTACACAACTGATGAAATTGGTGTGGCCTATAAGGGTCTTTGTATATTGAATGATAGATTAGCTTCTTGGGATTTTAGTGAactttttgatgatgacgtgctgAGTTGTTCGTACGTGATGTCAGTTTGTTAATCAAGCAAATAAAATGTAATTAAATTCATATGCAAATCTGGGGCATATAAATCAAACACAGGGTGTCCCGAAAAAATACTCAATAATTCTCATATTTGCAAATTGTCCCAATATATTTCCATGACTGATTTTGTAGCCTGAAAATAGCATTTCAGAGAGCTGTCTTTGCTTGGAATGGACTTTTTAGGCTTGATAGGTGAGGGTTGGGActgaaaaaacaggaaaaaagtgTTGACAGTAGGGTCCATTTCAC includes the following:
- the LOC135494543 gene encoding FERM, ARHGEF and pleckstrin domain-containing protein 2-like isoform X5; translated protein: MSRPTSPPMSPRKGKFMNVKVLMLDNTVTIFQIPHKALGRNLYEEVINKLQVLESDYFDLEYINSEGITCWLDHDKPILKQVGSPHELNFRFGVKFYIQDPALLEEELTRYLFALQVKRDLQSGTMPCNENTAALLVSYITQAELGDYIDDFTDQSYLSTCKIVPNQTIEEKIIEYHKRHTGQTPADADFNLLDTARKVELYGIKMYPAKVRDHEGVPLNLAVAHMGVLVFQNYTKINTFSWAKVRKLSFKRKKFLIKLHPEGYMDATLVLQDVYMITKKKRKAPLKVMTGYYKDTVEFYFDTRNECKNFWKKCIEHHAFFRCHSVKRLPRNKTRVVSRGSSFRYGGRTQKQLVEFVRENYVKRAPFESPNTPRSRSRATTPGSRCGSRATTPSSMRSCPEDHAAQMAASLRRRMMTEHHRYQVVTNYRDVDNRSASARISSRSDGVTTKSSTLNSADMAYSHNSTSSGSHTLDMSSKDNLDKQPSTRIEMAEVHDDSSQSSRSISSPKRERLPPPPDDEFRMHRKDASEESLPPPPPPPPQDGTDVFDSDQNISMAQAKGGFDRKMSAPAFSIHQTCQKMKEQQQQQQHLERSPEVENIPEEVSFSKRNNLKPASPKFRRSHSDTPHESRSMERSHCIDEDDDEPPPPPPPLVDDDISPVPMYNRHGSPEPIEKPPPPVVRQETAPKAQGYDPVSPVPASQEETLTMTTTSRSHTLTNTLSSTTSRDSNKTDESEEERYPADKAYYIAKELLMTERTYKKDLEVLTVWFRNTVCHKELIPKYLEALMFSFLDEIYEHHCYFLKELEQRLAMWEGKSNAHLNGDYRKVGDLMLSNMKVLPLYGNYMEKTDEILTELDHAVRQNKQLETAYKEFESQKVCYLPLNTFLLKPAHRLLHYKLLLDRLLKHYSHDHPDHRDCKATLSEINKITEPLHGAFFRLENLQKLLELQRDLIGIENLVQPFRVFIREGCLQKLSRKGYQQRMFFLFSDMLIYTSRTTTPSLQFKVHGQIPLRGMIVEEADSKMAVANSFTIYGGNRCLLVAAGSPEEKDKWLEDLNASITAARERGDDYKYPSLKSTGGGSADDLLDHDGYPPTTPPMSEKQIQHRANTTMHVCWHRNTSVSMKDHQSAVENQLSGYVLRKFKNSNGWQKLWVVFTNFCLFFYKTFQDDFPLASLPLLGYSVNDPDDMDGIHKDYVFKLQFKNHVYFFRAESEYTFERWMEVIGSATNSAHLMRVFSRIESNNTR
- the LOC135494543 gene encoding FERM, ARHGEF and pleckstrin domain-containing protein 2-like isoform X9, producing the protein MSRPTSPPMSPRKGKFMNVKVLMLDNTVTIFQIPHKALGRNLYEEVINKLQVLESDYFDLEYINSEGITCWLDHDKPILKQVGSPHELNFRFGVKFYIQDPALLEEELTRYLFALQVKRDLQSGTMPCNENTAALLVSYITQAELGDYIDDFTDQSYLSTCKIVPNQTIEEKIIEYHKRHTGQTPADADFNLLDTARKVELYGIKMYPAKVRDHEGVPLNLAVAHMGVLVFQNYTKINTFSWAKVRKLSFKRKKFLIKLHPEGYMDATLVLQDVYMITKKKRKAPLKVMTGYYKDTVEFYFDTRNECKNFWKKCIEHHAFFRCHSVKRLPRNKTRVVSRGSSFRYGGRTQKQLVEFVRENYVKRAPFESPNTPRSRSRATTPGSRCGSRATTPSSMRSPMALSPSLRSHNMSTQSDVDNRSASARISSRSDGVTTKSSTLNSADMAYSHNSTSSGSHTLDMSSKDNLDKQPSTRIEMAEVHDDSSQSSRSISSPKRERLPPPPDDEFRMHRKDASEESLPPPPPPPPQDGTDVFDSDQNISMAQAKGGFDRKMSAPAFSIHQTCQKMKEQQQQQQHLERSPEVENIPEEVSFSKRNNLKPASPKFRRSHSDTPHESRSMERSHCIDEDDDEPPPPPPPLVDDDISPVPMYNRHGSPEPIEKPPPPVVRQETAPKAQGYDPVSPVPASQEETLTMTTTSRSHTLTNTLSSTTSRDSNKTDESEEEVRRKRYPADKAYYIAKELLMTERTYKKDLEVLTVWFRNTVCHKELIPKYLEALMFSFLDEIYEHHCYFLKELEQRLAMWEGKSNAHLNGDYRKVGDLMLSNMKVLPLYGNYMEKTDEILTELDHAVRQNKQLETAYKEFESQKVCYLPLNTFLLKPAHRLLHYKLLLDRLLKHYSHDHPDHRDCKATLSEINKITEPLHGAFFRLENLQKLLELQRDLIGIENLVQPFRVFIREGCLQKLSRKGYQQRMFFLFSDMLIYTSRTTTPSLQFKVHGQIPLRGMIVEEADSKMAVANSFTIYGGNRCLLVAAGSPEEKDKWLEDLNASITAARERGDDYKYPSLKSTGGGSADDLLDHDGYPPTTPPMSEKQIQHRANTTMHVCWHRNTSVSMKDHQSAVENQLSGYVLRKFKNSNGWQKLWVVFTNFCLFFYKTFQDDFPLASLPLLGYSVNDPDDMDGIHKDYVFKLQFKNHVYFFRAESEYTFERWMEVIGSATNSAHLMRVFSRIESNNTR